Proteins from one Acidobacteriota bacterium genomic window:
- a CDS encoding protein kinase, which produces MEPINLFKNSLNTIPENLRNEYFQEVLFIYFNRFRIFSVFCLVVFILLLIFFDFLNVFKLPLGPLHTTFTGLHILSIVVFSGFLLLDWFKKPDSPHDFQPHHRNGLLAVFTFAVVAAHISFLIFLMQRGNPLIYFMGLMFLIVGFPWIDKFPLLPFLLTYLYFFVSNFFYLKAQSVVEINTMGLVATSLAYIFARTVTELRVQNFLDHKTIQRQTQELNQKVEELSAAHRDVAEKNEKLDHQIQEVKRVNQELVASQQQANRIFSALAEALPGTVLDEKYRLDEKIGAGGFGVVFRATHLRLNRPIAVKVFRPPPGNDSAEAVERFRLEGVSTSRINHPNAVAVLDSGISTDGIAYLVMELLHGHSLADELKQTPSRSLQTCIQWMIPVCQVLAEAHRLGIIHRDIKPPNVFLHRTKDGEIVKVVDFGIAKLSAEDTGDKINQLTATGSFIGTLTYMAPERMSPQPYDGKVDVYSVGVMMYELVCGKVPFPLTAGGVYGVIMKHLNEMPRPPREITPTIPVELEALILRTLDKNPDQRPTAGELAEALTELASQLPESTFELSAPKKPEISIGEQDTLTL; this is translated from the coding sequence ATGGAACCAATCAATTTATTCAAAAACAGCCTCAATACCATTCCTGAAAACCTTCGCAATGAATATTTTCAGGAAGTGCTTTTTATTTATTTCAATCGGTTTCGAATCTTTTCAGTATTCTGTCTGGTTGTTTTTATTCTGCTCCTGATCTTTTTTGATTTTCTCAACGTCTTCAAATTGCCTCTCGGCCCGCTCCATACCACATTTACCGGCCTCCATATCCTTTCCATTGTTGTCTTTTCAGGGTTTTTACTGCTGGACTGGTTCAAAAAACCAGACTCGCCACATGATTTTCAACCACACCACAGAAACGGGCTTCTGGCGGTGTTTACCTTCGCGGTTGTGGCGGCTCATATTTCATTTCTCATTTTTTTAATGCAGCGTGGAAATCCACTGATCTATTTTATGGGGTTAATGTTTCTCATTGTCGGCTTTCCCTGGATTGATAAATTTCCCCTTCTTCCGTTCCTGCTGACCTATCTTTATTTTTTTGTATCAAATTTCTTTTATCTCAAAGCCCAATCGGTCGTTGAAATAAACACCATGGGGCTGGTTGCCACCAGTTTAGCCTATATCTTTGCCCGGACAGTGACAGAGCTTCGGGTTCAGAATTTCCTCGACCATAAAACCATTCAGCGCCAGACCCAGGAACTCAACCAAAAGGTTGAGGAACTCAGTGCCGCCCATCGTGATGTGGCTGAGAAAAATGAGAAACTGGACCACCAAATCCAGGAAGTAAAACGGGTCAATCAAGAACTGGTGGCCTCGCAGCAACAAGCCAACCGGATTTTTTCAGCCCTGGCTGAAGCACTCCCCGGGACCGTGTTGGACGAAAAATACCGGCTGGATGAAAAAATCGGCGCAGGTGGATTTGGCGTGGTGTTTCGGGCAACGCATTTGAGGCTCAATCGTCCGATTGCGGTCAAGGTTTTTCGTCCGCCTCCGGGAAATGACTCTGCCGAGGCCGTCGAACGATTTCGTCTGGAAGGGGTTTCCACTTCCCGGATTAACCATCCCAACGCGGTTGCGGTGCTTGACTCCGGAATTTCCACCGACGGCATCGCCTATCTGGTGATGGAGTTATTGCACGGGCATTCGCTGGCGGATGAATTAAAACAAACCCCATCGCGGTCACTTCAGACCTGCATTCAATGGATGATACCGGTGTGTCAGGTGCTGGCCGAAGCCCACCGCCTGGGCATCATCCATCGCGACATCAAACCGCCCAATGTCTTCCTTCACCGAACCAAAGACGGCGAGATCGTCAAAGTCGTTGATTTCGGCATCGCCAAGCTTTCCGCTGAAGATACCGGTGACAAAATCAATCAGCTCACGGCAACTGGAAGCTTCATTGGAACATTGACTTACATGGCTCCAGAGCGAATGAGTCCGCAGCCATACGATGGGAAGGTTGATGTGTATAGCGTCGGAGTGATGATGTATGAACTCGTCTGCGGGAAAGTCCCGTTCCCGTTGACTGCCGGAGGGGTTTACGGCGTGATTATGAAACATCTCAATGAAATGCCGCGTCCGCCACGTGAAATCACACCCACTATCCCCGTGGAACTCGAAGCCCTGATTTTGCGGACACTCGATAAAAACCCGGACCAGCGGCCCACGGCAGGTGAACTGGCCGAGGCACTCACCGAGCTGGCCTCTCAGTTGCCGGAATCAACCTTTGAACTCTCGGCGCCGAAAAAACCGGAAATCAGCATTGGTGAACAAGACACGTTGACCCTGTGA
- the crcB gene encoding fluoride efflux transporter CrcB has protein sequence METLWKYLAIAVGGAIGSMVRYYLGTTALSRWGAPFPTATFVINITGSFILGFFLTLIADRFPVHPNFRLAVAVGFVGAYTTFSTFEFETATLVAVRDIMRAAVYVALSVAVGFAAVWFGMYLAKRVVGAFPARIAATVSEFSHPVVLPVLPELQSEEES, from the coding sequence ATGGAAACACTCTGGAAATATCTGGCGATTGCCGTGGGCGGAGCGATTGGGTCAATGGTTCGCTATTACCTTGGTACGACGGCGCTTTCACGCTGGGGGGCACCGTTTCCGACGGCCACCTTTGTGATTAACATCACCGGGTCGTTTATTCTGGGCTTTTTTTTGACCTTGATTGCCGACCGATTTCCGGTGCATCCCAACTTCAGGCTGGCGGTGGCGGTTGGGTTTGTCGGCGCCTACACCACGTTTTCAACCTTTGAATTTGAAACAGCTACACTGGTGGCCGTCCGCGATATCATGCGGGCGGCGGTGTATGTCGCCCTGAGTGTGGCCGTCGGCTTTGCCGCCGTGTGGTTTGGAATGTACCTGGCAAAACGAGTGGTTGGAGCTTTCCCGGCCCGAATTGCCGCGACGGTTAGCGAGTTTTCTCACCCCGTGGTGCTGCCGGTCCTGCCTGAGCTTCAAAGTGAGGAAGAATCGTAA